A portion of the Paenibacillus hamazuiensis genome contains these proteins:
- a CDS encoding aliphatic sulfonate ABC transporter substrate-binding protein has product MRNLKAFIFAAIFAAALSIISGCGAAQPAGQTNKTSSTSNSGDTGSANGGKNQIVVNIGIQQSIWPILAAKEKGWFEEEFGKVGAKVNWVEFQSGPSYFEAIASDRLDFGRVGNIPVLAGQAADVSFKEIATASMGEKGDVILVPKDSPIKTIQDLKGKQIAVSKASSAYGLLYKALEFGGLKPSDVKIIQLQPDEAQPAFETGKVDAWAIWEPFQSIQVLKNGARTLANGAAVNSFSPGFQIVRTKFAEEHPELVVLYLKVTEKATRWQKEHLEEAIELYANLRKQDKETMRRVLENSEPSNVPITADVIKAQQETAALLESVGGLKGKLDTSKVVDNRYIEKALQEFKAAK; this is encoded by the coding sequence ATGAGAAATCTGAAGGCTTTTATTTTCGCAGCAATATTCGCAGCAGCTTTGAGCATTATTTCGGGTTGCGGAGCGGCACAACCTGCAGGGCAAACAAACAAAACCTCATCGACTTCAAATTCGGGCGATACAGGTTCCGCTAACGGCGGCAAAAATCAAATCGTCGTGAATATCGGCATTCAGCAGAGCATTTGGCCGATACTCGCAGCCAAAGAAAAGGGCTGGTTTGAGGAAGAATTCGGCAAAGTCGGCGCGAAGGTCAACTGGGTGGAGTTTCAGAGCGGGCCCTCATATTTTGAAGCGATAGCGTCGGATCGGCTCGACTTCGGCAGGGTAGGCAATATTCCCGTATTGGCCGGACAGGCGGCGGACGTTTCGTTCAAGGAAATTGCTACGGCGAGTATGGGCGAGAAAGGCGACGTCATCCTCGTGCCCAAGGACAGTCCGATTAAAACGATTCAGGATCTGAAAGGGAAACAAATTGCGGTATCCAAAGCGAGCAGCGCTTACGGATTATTGTATAAAGCATTGGAGTTCGGCGGGTTGAAACCGAGCGATGTCAAAATCATTCAGCTGCAGCCGGACGAAGCACAGCCGGCCTTTGAAACCGGCAAGGTTGACGCGTGGGCAATTTGGGAGCCGTTCCAATCGATTCAAGTTTTGAAGAACGGTGCAAGGACTCTTGCTAACGGAGCTGCGGTAAATTCTTTTAGCCCGGGCTTCCAAATCGTGCGCACCAAGTTTGCGGAGGAGCATCCGGAGCTTGTCGTCTTGTACCTCAAGGTGACGGAAAAGGCGACCAGGTGGCAGAAGGAGCATCTCGAGGAAGCGATCGAATTGTACGCGAATTTACGGAAGCAGGACAAGGAAACGATGCGCCGGGTGCTGGAGAACTCCGAGCCGTCCAACGTCCCGATAACGGCGGATGTGATCAAAGCTCAACAGGAAACCGCCGCTTTGCTTGAATCTGTCGGCGGTCTGAAAGGAAAACTGGATACCTCCAAGGTTGTGGATAACCGATACATCGAGAAAGCGCTGCAGGAGTTTAAGGCAGCGAAGTAA
- a CDS encoding threonine synthase, producing the protein MKFSYLTHLYCPKCQAEYNPADIHQLCVCGSPLLAGYDLETLKKETRPETLVSRKPDLWRYHELLPVAEPGHIVSLGEGMTPLLAMPRIGTNMDIERLYMKDEGVIPTGSFKARGAAVGVSKAKELGVTGLAMPTNGNAGAAWALYAARAGLTSTIVMPALAPSITRNECAISGANLHLVEGLISDAGKIIAEAVKRHGWYDASTLKEPYRIEGKKTMGLEIAEQFGWKVPDVILYPTGGGVGLIGIYKALRELIQLGWIENRLPRLVAVQSAGCAPIVKAWKERRAESEFWTDSSTIAFGINVPKALGDFLVLKAIYETDGCAVAIEDGALLEELRAIAELEGAFVCPEGAIAFAAARDLRRTGWIKEGETVVVLNTGSGIKYPDTVQVEVPIMQPHETLPNDAGLR; encoded by the coding sequence ATGAAATTCAGTTATTTAACCCACTTGTATTGTCCAAAATGTCAGGCTGAATATAATCCCGCCGACATCCATCAGCTATGTGTGTGCGGATCTCCGCTGCTGGCCGGCTACGATCTTGAAACATTAAAAAAAGAGACTCGTCCGGAGACGCTTGTAAGCAGGAAGCCCGATTTGTGGCGTTATCACGAGCTTCTGCCGGTCGCTGAGCCAGGCCATATCGTATCGCTGGGCGAGGGGATGACACCGCTGCTTGCCATGCCGCGGATTGGGACGAATATGGATATCGAACGTTTGTACATGAAAGATGAAGGCGTTATTCCAACCGGCTCCTTTAAGGCGCGAGGTGCGGCAGTCGGCGTATCCAAGGCTAAGGAACTTGGGGTTACGGGGTTGGCTATGCCGACGAACGGGAACGCCGGTGCCGCATGGGCGCTTTATGCAGCAAGGGCCGGCTTGACATCGACGATCGTGATGCCTGCCCTCGCACCTTCCATTACAAGAAACGAGTGTGCGATTTCAGGAGCGAATCTTCATCTGGTGGAAGGTCTGATCAGCGATGCCGGTAAAATCATAGCTGAAGCCGTTAAGCGGCATGGATGGTACGACGCATCGACATTAAAGGAGCCATACCGGATAGAAGGCAAAAAAACGATGGGCCTTGAAATTGCGGAACAGTTCGGCTGGAAGGTTCCCGACGTTATTCTTTATCCGACGGGAGGCGGAGTAGGGCTTATCGGCATTTACAAAGCGCTGCGCGAACTGATTCAGCTCGGATGGATCGAGAATAGGCTACCGCGGCTCGTGGCGGTTCAATCTGCCGGGTGTGCCCCGATTGTTAAGGCGTGGAAAGAGAGGAGGGCGGAATCCGAATTTTGGACGGATTCCTCGACGATCGCTTTCGGCATTAACGTACCGAAGGCATTGGGGGATTTTCTGGTACTGAAAGCCATCTATGAGACGGACGGCTGTGCCGTTGCAATTGAGGACGGTGCCCTGCTTGAGGAATTGAGAGCCATCGCCGAGCTGGAGGGGGCATTTGTTTGCCCGGAAGGGGCGATTGCCTTTGCAGCGGCCCGGGATTTAAGACGAACCGGATGGATCAAAGAAGGGGAGACGGTCGTCGTTTTGAATACGGGCTCAGGCATTAAATATCCGGATACGGTGCAAGTGGAGGTGCCGATAATGCAGCCGCATGAAACGCTGCCGAATGATGCCGGATTGCGCTAA
- the abc-f gene encoding ribosomal protection-like ABC-F family protein, which produces MLLCAVEKIGKMWGASPVFEQLSLEIHEGERIGLVGPNGCGKTTVLKLLSGMEPPDAGEIRFKKGCRVALLAQIPEFGPKVTALEVLQEAYAELLRMRERMAELEAGMADPEVMDKALQEYGTLQDAFAARGGYEMEANLSRVVEGLGVAPLLQRPFGSLSGGERTKVCLGRILLQGPDLLLLDEPTNHLDLGAVEWLESYLQDYRGSVLVVSHDRYFLDRVANKIFDMEGGAADVYHGNYSYFVQEKERRLLAEFAAYQEQQKKIRKMEEAIKRMRMWAAQADNPSMFKRAASMQKALDRMEKLDRPVLERKKIGLRFELGERSGKDVVVMEGVSISFGGGEQPVGGSGDAEGVRTLFAGVNLLVRYAEAVAIVGGNGSGKSTLLRMIAEGLPPDAGTVKIGSGVNIGYLAQHDLFPDEEKTVIDAFRGTVMVEEGEARHLLAKFLFYGASVFRKVKSLSGGERMRLRLAQLMHQDLNVLVLDEPTNHLDIDAREALEDTLAAFPGTVICVSHDRYLLNKLFPVTYWLAGGTLTRYEGRYDEAKRKREAEESGVRGAGVSAAAGTQRGGDAVAPSRGDSGRREADRGRRRPAAGDDTAKQLVKLEADIAAVERKIAVLDDDMMREEDAKKLAALHGEKLLLEAERELLYERLERILGAQS; this is translated from the coding sequence ATGTTGCTTTGTGCAGTGGAGAAAATCGGAAAAATGTGGGGCGCATCGCCCGTTTTTGAACAATTGTCGCTGGAGATTCACGAAGGGGAGCGGATCGGCCTGGTCGGGCCTAACGGCTGCGGGAAAACGACGGTGCTGAAGCTGCTGTCGGGCATGGAACCCCCGGATGCGGGAGAGATCCGGTTCAAAAAAGGCTGCCGCGTCGCGCTGCTTGCGCAAATCCCCGAGTTCGGTCCGAAGGTCACGGCGCTTGAGGTGCTGCAGGAGGCATACGCCGAACTGCTTCGGATGCGGGAGCGGATGGCGGAGCTGGAGGCGGGCATGGCGGACCCGGAGGTTATGGATAAGGCACTTCAGGAATACGGGACGCTGCAGGATGCTTTTGCGGCGAGAGGCGGCTACGAGATGGAGGCGAACTTGTCCCGGGTCGTGGAAGGGCTCGGCGTTGCGCCGCTTCTCCAACGGCCATTCGGCAGCCTGAGCGGCGGGGAGCGGACGAAGGTGTGTCTGGGGCGGATTTTGCTGCAGGGCCCGGATTTGCTGCTGCTCGACGAACCGACGAATCATTTGGATCTGGGCGCGGTGGAATGGCTGGAGTCGTATTTGCAGGATTACCGCGGCAGCGTTCTGGTCGTGTCGCACGACCGTTATTTTCTGGACCGCGTCGCGAATAAAATTTTCGATATGGAAGGCGGAGCGGCCGACGTTTATCACGGCAACTATTCGTATTTCGTTCAGGAGAAGGAGCGCCGGCTGCTGGCGGAGTTTGCGGCTTACCAGGAGCAGCAGAAAAAGATCCGGAAGATGGAGGAAGCGATCAAGCGGATGCGGATGTGGGCGGCGCAGGCCGACAATCCGAGTATGTTCAAGCGCGCGGCGTCGATGCAGAAGGCGCTGGACCGCATGGAGAAGCTGGACCGTCCCGTGCTGGAGCGCAAAAAGATCGGGCTGCGGTTTGAGCTGGGAGAGCGCAGCGGGAAAGACGTCGTTGTGATGGAAGGGGTGAGCATATCGTTCGGCGGCGGCGAACAGCCCGTCGGGGGTTCCGGCGATGCCGAAGGCGTTCGGACGCTGTTCGCCGGAGTCAACCTGCTCGTGCGTTATGCCGAGGCGGTAGCGATCGTCGGCGGGAACGGGAGCGGGAAATCGACGCTCTTGCGTATGATCGCCGAGGGGCTGCCGCCGGATGCCGGAACGGTGAAGATCGGCAGCGGCGTGAACATCGGCTATTTGGCGCAGCATGACTTGTTCCCGGATGAGGAGAAAACCGTCATCGATGCGTTCCGCGGCACGGTGATGGTGGAGGAAGGGGAAGCGCGCCACCTGCTTGCCAAATTTCTGTTTTACGGCGCGTCCGTGTTCCGCAAAGTAAAAAGTTTGAGCGGCGGCGAGCGGATGCGGCTCCGGCTCGCGCAGCTGATGCACCAGGATTTGAACGTGCTCGTGCTTGACGAGCCGACGAACCATCTGGATATCGATGCGCGCGAAGCGCTGGAGGATACGCTGGCGGCTTTTCCCGGCACCGTCATCTGCGTATCGCATGACCGGTATTTGCTGAACAAGCTGTTTCCCGTGACGTACTGGCTTGCAGGCGGCACGCTGACCCGCTACGAAGGTCGTTACGACGAGGCGAAACGAAAGCGCGAAGCGGAGGAGAGCGGCGTTCGGGGAGCCGGTGTTTCGGCGGCTGCAGGCACGCAGCGAGGTGGCGATGCGGTCGCACCGTCGCGGGGGGACAGCGGCCGGCGGGAAGCGGATCGCGGGCGACGGAGGCCGGCGGCGGGCGATGATACGGCCAAGCAGCTGGTGAAGCTGGAGGCGGACATCGCCGCCGTCGAGCGGAAAATCGCCGTGCTTGACGATGACATGATGCGTGAGGAAGACGCGAAAAAGCTGGCGGCGTTGCACGGCGAGAAGCTGCTGCTGGAGGCCGAACGCGAGCTGCTGTACGAGCGCCTGGAGCGGATCCTCGGCGCACAGTCGTGA
- a CDS encoding MFS transporter, translating into MFQKLRGNARGCLIYEPMFILPYSLYLTYAPVYMLELGLTETQIGLVTSLGLVLQIFTSLISGYLTDRMGRRWALIVFDFVSWSAATLLWMTAQNFWFFFAAAIVNSFQKVPNTAWYCLLVEDSDPRERSYIFSALQFTSIASGLFAPLGGLLVSHYTLVPAERIMYGLAFVSMTSMFILRHFATYETEIGLRKMKENDSLDWRKLLREYAAVCKAIAANRPLQLVFGIYVLYQFQLTMKNTYLSIYLVQWLHFEDDFIAWFPAVTSVATLLLMLIYIPKMKRDRVNRSMMAGLLICTASFVIQVLTPPGQVAPILLSTLLAAAGGIIVYPNLEAAVQNAIDDENRAGVFSILSVIILVFVSPAGIVGGWAYSLDPRLPFLLVVAAFLLSCLLMLIYMKNSGTASSHHVSG; encoded by the coding sequence TTGTTTCAGAAGCTGAGAGGAAATGCGCGGGGCTGTTTGATTTACGAGCCGATGTTTATTTTGCCTTACAGCCTTTATCTGACGTATGCGCCGGTTTATATGCTGGAGCTCGGCCTCACCGAAACGCAGATCGGCCTTGTGACGTCGCTTGGTCTTGTGCTGCAAATTTTCACATCGCTGATCAGCGGATATTTGACGGACCGCATGGGGCGAAGATGGGCGCTGATCGTCTTCGATTTCGTCAGCTGGAGCGCGGCGACGCTGCTGTGGATGACGGCGCAAAACTTTTGGTTTTTCTTCGCCGCGGCGATCGTCAACAGCTTTCAGAAGGTGCCGAACACGGCATGGTACTGCCTTTTGGTCGAGGACAGCGATCCGCGGGAGCGGTCGTACATCTTTTCGGCGCTGCAGTTCACGAGCATAGCCAGCGGCTTGTTTGCGCCGCTCGGCGGGCTGCTGGTCAGCCATTACACGCTCGTTCCGGCGGAGAGAATCATGTACGGGCTCGCTTTTGTCAGCATGACGTCGATGTTTATTTTGCGCCATTTCGCGACTTACGAGACGGAGATCGGCCTGCGCAAGATGAAGGAGAACGACAGCCTCGACTGGAGGAAGCTGCTGCGGGAATATGCGGCCGTGTGCAAAGCGATTGCGGCTAACCGGCCTTTGCAGCTCGTTTTCGGCATTTATGTGCTGTATCAGTTCCAATTGACGATGAAAAATACATACTTGTCGATTTATCTCGTGCAGTGGCTGCATTTTGAGGACGATTTCATCGCCTGGTTTCCGGCCGTCACTTCCGTCGCGACCCTTTTGTTAATGCTCATTTATATTCCGAAAATGAAAAGAGACCGCGTAAACCGGTCGATGATGGCGGGGCTGCTCATCTGCACGGCTTCGTTTGTCATCCAGGTTTTGACCCCGCCCGGACAGGTCGCGCCCATCCTGCTCAGCACCTTGCTGGCGGCGGCCGGCGGCATTATCGTGTACCCGAACCTGGAAGCGGCAGTGCAAAATGCGATCGACGACGAAAACCGCGCCGGTGTTTTTTCCATCCTGTCCGTAATCATCCTTGTTTTCGTCTCGCCGGCCGGAATCGTCGGAGGATGGGCTTATTCGCTTGACCCGCGGCTGCCGTTTCTGCTTGTCGTCGCCGCGTTTTTGCTGAGCTGTCTGCTCATGCTGATCTATATGAAAAACAGCGGCACAGCCTCTTCACATCATGTAAGCGGTTAA
- a CDS encoding dienelactone hydrolase family protein, translating to MRQPDGYLNRLYDELQEKRENVNEPWEQKRVKLLKDLKASLGDFELPARETPFEDVLLERVELDEAIRERVEFTTLGGLRMPAYFMKPKHLQPGEKRPAVLLWHGHGYGSKSMVGLQEDGTPKLASGKPSDNLALELVRRGCVVLAPDEAGMGDRKLERDMVQDPELKNSCYNLSVSLFMTGKTTAGLRAYEAIRAADYLAGREEADPARMGNMGHSGGGTVASLSAALDERIKASVVGLYPNTYRGSILAMRHCLCNYIPGILRHAEMPDLLGLIAPRALFVEAGIHDPIYPVETTREAIRRLTALYGELGCPEQFDSHLYEGKHEISGERSLDWLAAVLSR from the coding sequence ATGAGACAGCCGGACGGTTATTTGAACCGGCTTTACGACGAGCTGCAGGAGAAACGGGAGAATGTCAATGAACCATGGGAGCAAAAAAGGGTAAAGCTTCTGAAGGACCTTAAGGCGTCGCTCGGGGACTTTGAGCTGCCTGCCCGGGAAACGCCGTTTGAAGACGTGCTGCTGGAGCGGGTGGAGCTGGACGAGGCCATCCGCGAGCGCGTCGAATTCACGACGCTGGGTGGCCTCAGAATGCCGGCTTATTTCATGAAGCCGAAGCATTTGCAGCCCGGCGAGAAGCGCCCGGCCGTGCTGCTTTGGCATGGGCACGGCTACGGCAGCAAATCGATGGTCGGCCTTCAAGAGGACGGGACGCCGAAACTCGCTTCCGGCAAACCGTCCGACAACCTTGCGCTGGAGCTGGTTCGGCGGGGATGCGTCGTGCTCGCTCCGGATGAGGCGGGGATGGGCGACCGCAAGCTTGAGCGGGATATGGTGCAGGATCCGGAGCTGAAAAACTCCTGCTACAACCTTTCGGTATCCTTGTTTATGACCGGCAAAACGACGGCAGGCCTTCGTGCCTACGAGGCGATCCGGGCCGCCGACTATTTGGCCGGAAGGGAAGAGGCGGACCCCGCAAGGATGGGCAACATGGGGCATTCGGGGGGCGGTACGGTCGCATCTTTATCGGCTGCGCTGGACGAACGCATCAAGGCGTCGGTCGTCGGCCTGTACCCGAACACGTACAGGGGGAGCATTTTGGCGATGCGCCACTGTCTGTGCAATTATATTCCGGGCATTTTGCGCCACGCGGAAATGCCGGATCTGCTCGGCTTGATCGCCCCGCGGGCGCTCTTTGTCGAAGCCGGCATTCACGACCCGATTTATCCGGTGGAGACGACACGGGAGGCGATCCGGCGTTTGACCGCACTTTACGGGGAACTCGGATGCCCGGAGCAGTTTGACAGCCATTTGTACGAAGGCAAACACGAGATTAGCGGCGAGCGGTCGCTCGACTGGCTTGCGGCCGTTTTATCCCGATAA
- a CDS encoding YmaF family protein yields the protein MPKITKESFVQGFVPHHTHGSVDYTSVDQGHVHQCLDVTSPAVPTPDGSHIHYTEGYVVFENGHTHYYRAQSGPAIPVGNGMHVHYYDFYTTEDDGHRHRITGVDMPAPGNK from the coding sequence ATGCCTAAAATCACCAAAGAAAGCTTTGTTCAAGGATTTGTCCCGCATCATACCCACGGTTCCGTCGATTATACATCCGTGGATCAGGGACACGTTCATCAATGCCTTGACGTCACCTCGCCGGCCGTGCCGACCCCCGACGGAAGTCATATTCATTACACCGAAGGGTACGTCGTTTTTGAAAACGGCCATACGCATTACTACAGGGCACAGTCCGGACCGGCCATCCCGGTGGGAAACGGAATGCACGTGCACTATTACGATTTTTATACGACGGAGGACGATGGACATCGCCACCGGATCACGGGCGTCGATATGCCGGCGCCGGGGAATAAGTAA
- a CDS encoding PH domain-containing protein, giving the protein MGFLDGLMGNSSEVSIADAQKEFEHLLAGSEKIEKAYKVIRDMFIFTNRRLILIDKQGLTGKKVEYHSIPYKSITHFSVETAGHFDLEAELKIYISGAHAPIQKNFNKSINVYELQGVLAEYVGK; this is encoded by the coding sequence ATGGGATTTTTGGACGGTCTGATGGGAAATTCTTCGGAGGTTAGTATCGCGGATGCGCAGAAGGAATTCGAGCATTTACTCGCCGGTTCGGAGAAAATCGAAAAAGCGTACAAAGTCATACGCGATATGTTTATTTTTACGAACAGGCGGTTGATTCTTATCGATAAACAAGGGTTGACCGGCAAAAAAGTCGAGTATCATTCGATTCCGTATAAATCGATAACGCATTTCAGCGTAGAGACCGCCGGCCATTTTGATCTGGAGGCCGAACTCAAAATTTACATATCCGGCGCCCACGCTCCCATTCAAAAAAATTTCAACAAAAGCATTAACGTATATGAGCTGCAAGGCGTTTTGGCGGAATATGTCGGGAAATAA
- a CDS encoding FMN-dependent NADH-azoreductase codes for MTTVLYITAHPLNEEQSCSMAAGRAFIETYRSMNPGHEIVHLDLYKAGVPAIDADILNGWNQLQEGAEEEQLHETKRSKIAKLSELADQFVQADKYVFANPMWNFSYPPVMKAYIDAITVAGKTFSYTRNGPVGLLQNKKALHIQASGWVYSTGPDAEDEAAHRHLKSILRFIGVTDLRALFIEGHDQYRDRANAIKEEGLKRARELAASF; via the coding sequence ATGACCACCGTACTTTATATTACCGCCCACCCGCTGAACGAGGAGCAATCCTGTTCCATGGCGGCCGGAAGAGCCTTTATCGAAACTTATCGCAGCATGAATCCCGGCCATGAGATCGTCCATCTCGATTTGTATAAGGCCGGTGTACCCGCAATAGATGCGGATATTTTGAACGGGTGGAACCAATTGCAGGAAGGAGCGGAGGAAGAGCAGCTGCACGAAACCAAGCGAAGCAAAATCGCGAAGCTGAGCGAGCTGGCCGACCAATTTGTACAAGCCGACAAATATGTATTCGCGAACCCGATGTGGAATTTCTCGTATCCCCCGGTAATGAAGGCGTACATCGATGCGATAACGGTCGCGGGAAAAACGTTTTCGTATACGAGGAACGGCCCCGTGGGGCTGCTGCAAAACAAAAAAGCGCTGCATATTCAGGCGAGCGGCTGGGTTTATTCGACCGGACCGGACGCCGAGGATGAAGCTGCCCACCGTCATCTGAAATCGATTTTGCGTTTTATCGGCGTCACGGATCTGCGGGCATTATTTATCGAAGGACATGATCAGTATCGCGACAGAGCTAATGCCATTAAGGAAGAAGGCCTGAAGCGGGCGCGCGAGCTTGCAGCCTCATTCTGA
- a CDS encoding helix-turn-helix transcriptional regulator: protein MNEDQRRKELAEFLKSRRLRVSPEEAGLKYAGGSGRRLSGLRREEVAVLSGISLPWYTALEQGRDIRVSEQVLESLVRTFKLGRDERLYLYALANQQTPLLEVTGTDSAELPSLQYIADRFADCPAFFSDQRWNVRIWNRMAALVFGDLGSGGEYAGNMVWRMFAEKNYRRLFVDWEHVAKTLLAQLRSYYARNLDDSWYERFAAALSERSSLFRQWWEGHEVRCASLKTVRIEHPLAGLLQLEVHEFYRCEDEGTALSVFIPKAGTDCRERLEELMRTGEHSKV, encoded by the coding sequence ATGAACGAAGATCAGCGGCGAAAGGAGCTGGCCGAATTTCTCAAATCGCGCCGGCTTCGCGTCTCTCCGGAGGAGGCCGGGTTGAAATATGCCGGAGGCTCCGGCCGCCGGTTGTCCGGACTGCGCCGGGAAGAGGTGGCTGTTTTGTCCGGCATTTCATTGCCGTGGTACACGGCGCTCGAACAGGGGCGCGATATACGGGTGTCCGAGCAGGTGCTTGAAAGTCTAGTACGCACGTTTAAACTCGGCAGGGACGAACGGCTTTACTTGTATGCACTGGCGAATCAGCAAACCCCACTTCTTGAGGTAACTGGGACCGACAGCGCCGAATTGCCGTCGCTTCAATATATCGCGGATCGGTTTGCAGACTGCCCGGCCTTTTTTTCGGACCAAAGATGGAACGTACGGATATGGAACCGGATGGCTGCTCTCGTTTTCGGGGATTTGGGAAGCGGCGGCGAGTATGCCGGCAATATGGTTTGGAGAATGTTTGCCGAGAAAAATTACAGGCGTCTATTCGTCGATTGGGAGCATGTGGCCAAAACTTTGCTGGCGCAGCTTCGCAGCTATTATGCACGCAATTTGGATGATTCTTGGTATGAACGATTCGCGGCAGCGCTGAGCGAACGAAGTTCGCTTTTTCGGCAATGGTGGGAGGGTCATGAGGTTCGGTGCGCCAGCCTGAAGACGGTCCGAATCGAACATCCGCTTGCCGGATTGCTGCAGCTGGAGGTACATGAATTTTACCGCTGCGAGGATGAAGGGACGGCTCTTAGCGTCTTTATTCCGAAGGCGGGAACGGACTGCAGGGAAAGGCTGGAGGAGCTGATGCGAACGGGGGAGCATAGCAAAGTCTGA
- a CDS encoding serine/threonine protein kinase, whose translation MNGDTKQLETFVRLVNEDLLPQLVVESDDPHEPVVVKRKPRPWKTLGAGNYAAVFLHPDYDEWVVKVYAPGRPGLEDEVEVYRRLGSHPAYSQCLHSGERYLILKRLTGITLYNCILRGIHIPKQVIRDIDEALAYAVSKGLNPHDVHGKNIMVKDGRGVVVDVSDFLKNEPCYMWDDLKKAYNRFYIRPFHKLPVPEFVLNFVRKAYRRLKKR comes from the coding sequence TTGAACGGCGATACGAAGCAATTGGAAACATTCGTCCGGCTCGTGAATGAAGATTTGCTGCCGCAGCTTGTCGTTGAAAGCGACGACCCGCACGAGCCTGTCGTGGTGAAGCGCAAGCCGAGGCCATGGAAGACGCTCGGTGCCGGCAATTATGCAGCCGTATTTTTACATCCGGATTATGACGAATGGGTTGTGAAGGTGTACGCCCCGGGGCGTCCGGGGCTTGAAGATGAAGTGGAGGTATACCGCAGGCTGGGCTCTCATCCGGCATATTCCCAGTGCCTGCACAGCGGAGAACGCTATTTGATCCTGAAGAGATTGACCGGCATCACGTTGTACAACTGCATTTTGCGCGGGATTCATATTCCGAAGCAGGTAATCCGGGATATCGACGAAGCGCTCGCTTATGCGGTATCCAAAGGTCTTAACCCGCACGATGTGCATGGGAAAAATATCATGGTCAAAGACGGACGGGGCGTCGTTGTCGACGTGTCCGATTTTTTGAAAAACGAACCGTGTTACATGTGGGACGATTTGAAAAAAGCTTACAACCGCTTCTACATTCGTCCGTTTCACAAGCTCCCCGTTCCCGAATTTGTGCTGAATTTCGTACGCAAAGCGTATCGCAGGCTGAAGAAAAGATAG